The genomic window TAGAGAGCGTCTGAGTTTAGGAGGCCAGTCCAACTTATTATCCAGGTTTACACCTAGAAGTTGTGATCTGACCTGCCAAGTGGTGGTAAGGCAGTGGCTCTGTAAGCTTCTTTGacataaattttaaaaaaattaagcaGCTTTCTCATTTCCCTAGGACAAtttacataaacagaaaaaagaaataaaatacaatcaaatcatctcttcttgtcttctctgtcctctgtcagaGTGAACTGCCCGAGGCTGAGCAGGACAATGGAGGATCCACCGAGTCAGTGAAGGAGCAGGAGATGAAGTGGACAGACCTCGCCCTGCAGAGCCTGCACGAAAACACACCGAGCACCGGG from Scomber scombrus chromosome 6, fScoSco1.1, whole genome shotgun sequence includes these protein-coding regions:
- the anapc13 gene encoding anaphase-promoting complex subunit 13: MDSEIQRDGRVLDLTDDAWREDKLPYEDVTIPLSELPEAEQDNGGSTESVKEQEMKWTDLALQSLHENTPSTGS